Proteins encoded by one window of Chryseobacterium foetidum:
- a CDS encoding YceI family protein, with protein sequence MSTKWNLDPTHSEVTFKVKHMMISNIKGQFKSFNAEIDADDDTFKSAKVNATIDVNSIFTNNNDRDNHLKSAEFFNAEANPTITFESTSLNDEVEGNLTVNGVTKSVVLNVEFGGVNVDPWGNTKAGFSFETKINRKDFGLNWNAALEAGGVMVSEEVKIAGELQFVKQA encoded by the coding sequence ATGTCTACAAAATGGAATCTTGATCCTACACACAGCGAAGTTACGTTTAAAGTAAAACACATGATGATCTCTAATATTAAAGGTCAGTTTAAAAGTTTTAATGCAGAAATTGATGCTGATGACGACACTTTCAAAAGTGCAAAAGTGAATGCTACCATTGATGTAAATTCTATCTTTACCAACAATAATGACAGAGACAATCACCTGAAATCTGCAGAATTCTTCAATGCAGAAGCAAACCCAACAATCACTTTCGAATCTACATCTTTGAATGATGAAGTAGAAGGAAATCTTACCGTAAATGGCGTGACAAAATCTGTAGTTCTGAATGTGGAGTTCGGTGGAGTAAACGTTGATCCTTGGGGAAATACTAAAGCAGGTTTCTCTTTTGAAACAAAAATTAACAGAAAAGATTTTGGTCTGAACTGGAACGCAGCTCTTGAAGCAGGTGGTGTAATGGTAAGCGAAGAAGTTAAAATTGCCGGCGAATTGCAGTTTGTTAAGCAAGCTTAA
- the ygiD gene encoding 4,5-DOPA-extradiol-dioxygenase — protein MNLHDLENISNSFKPSKKMPVLFLGHGSPMNAIEENQFVQGFRKAAQEIEKPNAILCISAHWLSRGTFVTAMEMPKTIHDFGGFPQALFDVQYPVHGSPELASEVVNILNPVAEEDHSWGLDHGAWSVIRHMYPEADIPVIQMSIDYNKPPQYHFDLGRRLSKLREKGILIIGSGNIVHNLRMVDWKNINTVGAGWDWAIEAREKTNNWLTEGNFQNLIDYRSHGTSLEYAIPTPDHYLPLLYTLGLKEKSEDLRLFNDELIAGSLSMTSVRIG, from the coding sequence ATGAATCTCCACGATCTCGAAAATATCAGCAATAGTTTTAAGCCTTCAAAAAAAATGCCCGTTCTTTTTCTTGGACATGGTTCACCGATGAACGCTATTGAAGAAAATCAATTTGTACAGGGCTTCAGAAAAGCAGCTCAGGAAATTGAAAAACCCAACGCTATTCTCTGCATTTCTGCACATTGGCTGTCAAGAGGAACTTTTGTTACTGCGATGGAAATGCCCAAAACCATTCATGATTTCGGAGGTTTTCCACAGGCTTTGTTTGATGTGCAGTATCCTGTGCACGGCAGTCCGGAACTGGCAAGTGAAGTGGTGAATATTTTGAATCCGGTTGCGGAAGAAGATCACAGTTGGGGACTCGATCATGGAGCATGGTCGGTGATCAGACACATGTATCCCGAAGCTGATATTCCCGTGATTCAGATGAGTATTGATTATAATAAGCCTCCGCAGTATCACTTCGATTTGGGTAGAAGGCTTTCAAAACTTAGAGAAAAAGGAATTCTAATTATTGGAAGTGGCAATATTGTTCATAACCTCAGAATGGTAGACTGGAAAAACATCAACACCGTTGGAGCCGGCTGGGACTGGGCAATTGAGGCAAGAGAAAAAACCAACAACTGGCTGACTGAAGGTAATTTTCAAAATCTGATTGATTACAGAAGCCATGGTACTTCTCTGGAATACGCCATCCCTACTCCGGATCATTATCTCCCTTTGCTTTATACTTTAGGTTTAAAAGAAAAATCTGAAGATCTGAGACTTTTTAATGACGAGCTTATTGCAGGATCGCTCAGCATGACGAGTGTGAGGATTGGCTGA
- a CDS encoding carboxypeptidase-like regulatory domain-containing protein: MKKTILLLLILLPFYLVIAQKVKGTVVNDLGKPIPQANIYLDGTKTGTISAADGSFSLDIPNVKNGILVFYKDEYDSYSINVSEVLNKTLKVELLKTTKIEEVKIIPYTEATYKRYIGHFLNAFIGNDHENVKIKNQRTLKFSYDSENKILRVKAPQTLIIENKNLGYTIKYNLVEFVSEFDNQTTRFYGTSFFTETKSNSKMKLNRMNAFDGSQVHFFRSVYAKKVESEGFIVNQITKFPNEKYPTAAELQRLKDYTASLKSKHAVLSIPSDISDIAGRKRTEPAYKIAITKTRIPETDYTKDTDGKLILDYDYMMQINFKKYFYEYKKGQFVKTKIPIVQTSYLHPEGETFEISSDGNTSNPGMLTNQGEFANNKIENLLPLDYQLGD, encoded by the coding sequence ATGAAAAAAACAATATTACTTTTATTGATCCTCTTACCGTTCTATCTTGTTATAGCTCAAAAGGTCAAAGGGACTGTTGTCAATGACTTAGGCAAACCAATTCCGCAGGCAAACATCTACCTTGACGGAACAAAAACGGGCACAATCTCTGCAGCAGACGGAAGTTTCAGCTTAGATATTCCGAACGTTAAAAATGGAATTCTTGTTTTTTATAAAGATGAATATGATTCTTATTCTATTAACGTTTCAGAAGTTTTAAACAAAACTCTAAAGGTTGAATTACTGAAGACCACGAAGATTGAAGAAGTAAAGATCATTCCTTACACAGAAGCGACCTATAAGCGCTACATTGGTCATTTCCTGAATGCATTTATTGGAAATGATCATGAAAATGTTAAGATTAAAAACCAAAGAACGCTCAAGTTCTCCTATGACTCTGAAAATAAGATTCTTCGCGTAAAAGCTCCCCAAACTTTAATCATCGAAAATAAAAATCTGGGCTATACCATAAAATATAATTTGGTGGAATTTGTCTCTGAATTTGATAACCAGACCACAAGATTTTACGGTACCAGTTTTTTTACAGAAACAAAAAGTAATTCAAAAATGAAACTGAACAGAATGAACGCTTTCGACGGAAGTCAGGTTCATTTTTTCAGAAGTGTTTATGCTAAAAAAGTAGAATCAGAGGGTTTTATAGTCAATCAGATTACAAAATTTCCAAATGAAAAATATCCTACAGCTGCCGAACTTCAGCGACTTAAAGATTACACGGCAAGTCTGAAAAGCAAACATGCAGTTTTGAGCATTCCAAGTGACATTTCTGACATTGCAGGCAGAAAACGTACCGAACCTGCGTACAAAATCGCTATCACAAAAACGCGCATTCCCGAAACAGACTACACAAAAGATACTGACGGAAAATTAATTTTAGATTATGATTACATGATGCAAATTAATTTCAAAAAGTATTTTTACGAATACAAAAAAGGTCAGTTTGTAAAAACTAAAATTCCAATCGTTCAAACTTCCTATCTTCATCCGGAAGGAGAAACTTTTGAGATAAGCTCCGACGGAAACACTTCTAACCCTGGAATGCTGACCAATCAGGGAGAATTTGCAAACAATAAAATAGAAAATCTGCTTCCTTTAGATTATCAGTTAGGTGACTAA
- a CDS encoding S8 family peptidase, producing MKTKVFCMLVAFIAFTSCSQDDMQSNPAEVQMTQTDPLTAKQINEKINETIKTGKRFSWKESSDHFVWSGIFQGNKLASIGFGNSFDRSETPDSKEIENMILQTIEKYEGKKDRILLSSDEFLNQIDVVVEKQETVIALRKLKQIRYLEPADYRYFENENKLSGASKSSSSSGCGYESLALNASDYTTVTPNAKAPWSFAKHNITSAWSYSTGAGVTIGLIDSGVSSNQTLLGSGFNNGNSSGRTIIKNGVYVDSVWPWSTGFDGSDDKCGHGTSMASAMAAPRNNQGQPVGVAYNANLISYRAASNVVLDGYHEQNGVKTAFTNLGNTASVKIISMSMGHIFSVGKIEDGVKYAYSKGKLIFCAGGTSTSFTTFVGVIFPAWMPETQAVTGVKENTSNQKCDVCHSGEEIDFTYQMERASGSNIPVLSYYNGQTDYVGGSSVATASTAGIAALVWSKNPSWTRDQVLNKMRQSATYYPTKNADYGYGNINVLQVVQ from the coding sequence ATGAAAACAAAAGTTTTTTGCATGCTTGTGGCATTTATTGCGTTCACATCATGCAGTCAGGATGACATGCAGAGTAACCCTGCAGAAGTTCAGATGACCCAAACCGATCCGCTTACTGCAAAACAAATCAATGAGAAAATCAACGAAACCATCAAAACCGGAAAACGTTTTTCATGGAAAGAATCCTCAGATCATTTTGTCTGGAGCGGTATTTTTCAGGGAAATAAATTAGCATCAATCGGTTTTGGAAATTCTTTCGACCGAAGCGAAACGCCCGACAGCAAAGAGATTGAAAACATGATCCTGCAAACCATTGAAAAATATGAAGGCAAAAAAGACAGGATTTTGTTATCATCAGATGAGTTTTTAAACCAGATCGATGTGGTTGTAGAAAAGCAGGAAACTGTGATTGCTTTAAGAAAATTAAAGCAAATCCGTTATCTCGAACCGGCCGACTACCGATATTTTGAAAATGAAAATAAACTCAGTGGTGCTTCGAAATCAAGTTCATCCTCAGGTTGTGGATATGAATCTTTAGCTTTAAATGCATCAGATTACACCACTGTAACGCCCAATGCAAAAGCGCCATGGTCATTCGCCAAACACAATATTACTTCTGCATGGAGTTACAGCACCGGCGCAGGGGTGACGATTGGTCTGATTGATTCAGGAGTTTCTTCAAATCAGACTTTATTGGGAAGCGGTTTCAACAACGGGAATTCTTCCGGCAGAACCATCATCAAAAACGGAGTTTATGTAGATTCAGTTTGGCCGTGGAGCACTGGTTTTGACGGTTCGGATGATAAATGTGGTCACGGAACGAGCATGGCTTCGGCGATGGCGGCTCCTAGAAATAATCAGGGACAGCCGGTTGGTGTGGCTTACAATGCGAATTTAATTTCTTACCGTGCCGCATCAAATGTTGTTTTAGATGGTTATCACGAACAGAACGGTGTTAAAACCGCTTTTACCAATTTAGGAAATACAGCAAGTGTCAAAATTATTTCCATGTCAATGGGACACATTTTCTCTGTCGGAAAGATTGAAGACGGTGTAAAATATGCCTATTCAAAAGGAAAACTCATATTCTGTGCCGGAGGAACTTCTACGAGTTTTACCACTTTTGTAGGTGTAATTTTCCCTGCGTGGATGCCGGAAACTCAGGCTGTAACAGGTGTTAAAGAAAATACATCCAACCAGAAATGCGATGTCTGCCATTCAGGTGAGGAAATTGACTTTACCTACCAGATGGAGAGAGCTTCGGGAAGCAATATTCCTGTTTTGAGTTATTATAACGGACAAACAGATTACGTAGGCGGTTCATCAGTCGCAACAGCTTCTACAGCAGGAATTGCAGCTTTGGTTTGGTCTAAAAATCCATCATGGACGAGAGATCAGGTTTTAAATAAAATGAGACAGTCGGCAACGTATTATCCAACTAAAAATGCAGATTACGGCTATGGAAATATCAATGTTTTGCAGGTGGTGCAATAA